Proteins from a genomic interval of Bradyrhizobium sp. CCBAU 53340:
- the trpD gene encoding anthranilate phosphoribosyltransferase, with the protein MDDLKSIIGKVATGASLSREEAASAFDAVMSGEATPSQMGGLLMALRVRGETVEEITGAVTAMRSKMLTVDAPADAVDIVGTGGDGSGSVNVSTCASFIVSGAGLPVAKHGNRALSSRSGAADVLASLGVKIDLRPEQVGRCVRECGIGFMFAPAHHPAMKNVGPTRVELATRTIFNLLGPLSNPAGVKRQMVGVFSRQWVQPLAQVLKNLGSESAWVVHGSDGLDEITLTGPTFVSALHNGDIRNFEVTPEDAGLSRCEPGALKGGDADANAIALQSVLDGKPSPYRDVALLNAAAAFIVAGRAKDLKEGVAIGAKSLDSGAANARLKHLIAVSNS; encoded by the coding sequence ATGGACGACCTGAAATCGATCATTGGAAAAGTGGCGACCGGCGCCAGCCTGTCGCGTGAGGAAGCCGCATCCGCCTTCGACGCCGTGATGTCCGGCGAGGCCACGCCATCGCAGATGGGTGGCCTGTTGATGGCGCTGCGCGTGCGTGGCGAGACCGTGGAGGAGATCACCGGCGCGGTCACCGCGATGCGCTCGAAGATGCTCACGGTCGATGCGCCTGCGGACGCCGTCGACATCGTCGGCACCGGCGGCGACGGCTCCGGCTCGGTCAACGTCTCGACCTGCGCCTCGTTCATCGTTTCGGGCGCCGGCCTGCCGGTCGCCAAGCACGGCAACCGCGCGCTGTCGTCGCGCTCGGGCGCTGCCGACGTGCTGGCCTCGCTCGGCGTGAAGATCGACCTCAGACCCGAGCAGGTCGGTCGCTGCGTCCGCGAATGCGGCATCGGCTTCATGTTCGCTCCCGCTCATCACCCGGCGATGAAGAACGTCGGCCCGACCCGGGTCGAGCTCGCCACCCGCACGATCTTCAACCTGCTCGGGCCGCTATCCAACCCCGCCGGCGTGAAGCGGCAGATGGTCGGCGTATTCTCCAGGCAATGGGTGCAGCCGCTGGCTCAGGTGCTGAAGAATCTAGGCTCCGAATCCGCCTGGGTGGTGCACGGCTCCGATGGCCTCGACGAGATCACCCTCACCGGTCCGACCTTCGTCTCCGCGCTCCACAATGGCGACATCAGGAATTTCGAGGTGACGCCCGAGGATGCCGGCCTGTCTCGCTGTGAGCCCGGCGCGCTCAAGGGCGGCGATGCCGATGCCAATGCGATCGCGCTGCAAAGCGTGCTCGACGGCAAGCCGAGCCCCTATCGCGACGTCGCGCTGCTGAATGCCGCCGCCGCGTTCATCGTCGCCGGACGCGCCAAGGACCTCAAGGAAGGCGTCGCGATCGGCGCGAAATCGCTCGACAGCGGCGCGGCGAACGCCCGCCTGAAGCATCTGATCGCGGTCTCGAACAGCTGA
- a CDS encoding SurA N-terminal domain-containing protein, translating to MLRGMRKASSNWVGKTIMAVVMGVLIISFGIWGIADIFRGFGQSTLAKVGRTEISLNEFRQTYTDRLQQISRQFGRPLTPDQARAFGLDRQVLQQTIAEAALDENTRQLGLGQSDEQIRQLIMNDPNFKGVDGKFDANRFQALIRNFGYTEQRYVAEQRKVALRRQITGTIGAGLEPPKAMLDVATRFQNEQRAIEFVRLDAAQAGTIEAPSPEALAAYFEDHKVQFRAPEYRKIVFAVISPDDIAKWTDVSDDEAKKLFDQRKDQLGTPEKRQIHQIVFPNVAEAQAARERLVGGLSFEDLGKERGLSASDVDLGLVAKSSLEAAVGNAAFALPVGEISQPIQGPIGVSIVKVDKIEPGAEANYATLAPAIKREIAIGRARAKVGELRDKMEDERGAGTSVADAAQKLGLTAVTVDAVDRSGRAPSGQPVDNIPQGLDVVSQAFNSDVGVDNDPISYKGGYVWYDVLAITPSRDRNLDEVRDQVEARWRQEQIATKLKTKATEMVQKLEQGGKLADEASAINAKVETASGFKRDDQPAGVPANIVAAAFRAAKDGAGQAPVTGGTEVIVYRVTDIVDPTVDTASDAVKKLKDSIDRSLTDEQVASYVNKLETDIGTSINQAAFAQVTGANQ from the coding sequence ATGCTTCGAGGAATGCGCAAGGCCTCATCAAACTGGGTCGGCAAGACCATCATGGCCGTCGTGATGGGCGTGTTGATCATCAGCTTCGGCATTTGGGGCATTGCCGACATTTTCCGGGGCTTCGGGCAGTCCACGCTGGCCAAGGTCGGCCGCACCGAGATCTCGCTGAACGAGTTCCGCCAGACCTACACCGACCGCCTCCAGCAGATCAGCCGCCAGTTCGGCCGCCCGCTGACGCCGGACCAGGCGCGCGCCTTCGGCCTTGATCGCCAGGTGCTGCAGCAGACGATCGCGGAGGCCGCGCTCGACGAAAACACGCGCCAGCTCGGGCTCGGCCAGTCCGACGAGCAGATCCGCCAGCTCATCATGAACGACCCGAACTTCAAGGGCGTCGACGGCAAATTCGATGCGAACCGCTTCCAGGCCCTGATCCGCAATTTCGGCTACACCGAGCAGCGTTACGTCGCCGAACAGCGCAAGGTGGCGCTGCGCCGGCAGATCACCGGCACGATCGGTGCGGGCCTCGAGCCGCCGAAGGCCATGCTCGACGTCGCAACGCGCTTCCAGAACGAGCAGCGCGCGATCGAATTCGTCAGGCTCGACGCCGCGCAAGCGGGCACCATCGAGGCCCCCTCGCCCGAGGCGCTCGCCGCCTATTTCGAGGACCACAAGGTCCAGTTCCGCGCGCCCGAATACCGCAAGATCGTCTTCGCCGTGATCTCGCCTGATGACATCGCCAAGTGGACCGACGTCTCCGACGACGAGGCGAAGAAGCTGTTCGACCAGCGCAAGGATCAGCTCGGCACGCCGGAGAAGCGCCAGATCCACCAGATCGTGTTTCCAAATGTCGCCGAGGCGCAGGCCGCGCGCGAGCGTCTGGTCGGCGGGCTCTCCTTCGAGGACCTCGGCAAGGAGCGCGGGCTGAGCGCCTCCGACGTCGATCTCGGCCTCGTCGCCAAATCCTCGCTCGAAGCGGCGGTCGGCAATGCCGCCTTCGCGCTTCCCGTCGGCGAAATCAGCCAGCCGATCCAGGGACCGATTGGCGTCTCGATCGTCAAGGTCGACAAGATCGAGCCGGGCGCCGAGGCGAACTACGCGACCCTCGCCCCCGCCATCAAGCGCGAGATCGCCATTGGCCGCGCGCGCGCGAAGGTCGGCGAGCTCCGCGACAAGATGGAGGACGAACGCGGTGCCGGCACCAGCGTCGCTGATGCCGCGCAGAAGCTCGGGCTCACTGCCGTGACCGTCGATGCCGTCGACCGCTCCGGCCGCGCTCCGAGCGGGCAGCCGGTCGATAACATTCCGCAAGGCCTCGACGTGGTCTCGCAAGCCTTCAACAGCGATGTCGGCGTCGACAACGACCCGATCTCGTACAAGGGCGGCTATGTCTGGTACGACGTGCTCGCCATCACGCCGTCGCGCGACCGCAATCTCGACGAGGTCCGCGACCAGGTCGAGGCGCGCTGGCGCCAGGAGCAGATCGCCACCAAGCTGAAGACGAAGGCGACCGAGATGGTGCAGAAGCTCGAACAGGGCGGCAAGCTCGCCGACGAGGCGTCTGCGATCAACGCCAAGGTCGAGACCGCCAGCGGCTTCAAGCGTGATGATCAGCCGGCCGGCGTGCCCGCGAACATCGTTGCGGCCGCCTTCCGTGCCGCCAAGGACGGCGCCGGACAGGCACCGGTCACCGGCGGCACCGAAGTGATCGTCTACCGTGTCACCGACATCGTCGATCCCACCGTCGACACCGCCTCCGACGCCGTCAAGAAGCTGAAGGACAGCATCGACCGCTCGCTGACCGACGAGCAGGTCGCCTCCTACGTCAACAAGCTTGAAACGGACATCGGGACCAGCATTAATCAGGCCGCCTTCGCGCAAGTGACCGGCGCGAACCAGTGA
- the tpiA gene encoding triose-phosphate isomerase: MTDAIRPLIAGNWKMNGLKAQEAEFDAMLNGAADVAGKADLLVCPPATLIAAFADKARGQKVAVGAQDCHPKASGAHTGDIAAEMLADAGASAIIVGHSERRADHGEGDALIRQKAEAAWRAGVVAIVCIGETQAQRDAGQTLDILRGQLDGSLPDGATAANLVVAYEPVWAIGTGLTPTAKDVEQIHGFIREFLTSRFKADGAKMRILYGGSVKPSNAAELMAVKNVNGGLVGGASLKAADFLAIAKGCP; this comes from the coding sequence ATGACCGATGCCATCCGCCCGCTGATCGCCGGCAACTGGAAAATGAATGGCCTGAAGGCCCAGGAAGCCGAATTCGACGCCATGCTCAATGGCGCGGCAGACGTCGCAGGTAAGGCCGATCTGCTGGTCTGCCCGCCGGCGACCCTGATCGCGGCCTTTGCCGACAAGGCGCGCGGCCAGAAGGTCGCTGTCGGGGCCCAGGATTGCCATCCCAAGGCCTCCGGCGCCCATACCGGGGATATCGCTGCTGAAATGCTGGCTGACGCGGGGGCGAGCGCCATCATCGTCGGCCATTCCGAGCGCCGCGCCGACCACGGTGAGGGCGACGCCCTGATCAGGCAGAAGGCGGAAGCGGCCTGGCGGGCCGGGGTGGTGGCGATCGTCTGCATCGGCGAGACGCAGGCCCAGCGCGATGCCGGCCAGACCCTGGATATCCTGCGCGGCCAGCTCGATGGCTCCCTACCGGACGGCGCGACCGCGGCCAACTTGGTCGTCGCCTATGAGCCGGTTTGGGCGATCGGCACGGGCCTCACGCCTACGGCCAAGGATGTTGAGCAGATTCATGGGTTTATCCGGGAGTTCCTGACCTCCCGGTTCAAGGCCGACGGTGCGAAGATGCGAATCCTCTATGGCGGCTCGGTGAAGCCCTCGAATGCGGCCGAGCTGATGGCCGTGAAGAACGTCAATGGCGGCTTGGTCGGCGGCGCCAGCCTGAAAGCGGCCGATTTCCTTGCGATCGCCAAGGGCTGCCCCTAG
- the secG gene encoding preprotein translocase subunit SecG, producing the protein MQTVVIVIHLMIVAVMIGAVLLQKSEGGGLGMGGGAGFMSSRGTANLLSRTTAILAAGFFLTSLFLSWYAGYNRAPSSIIGQPASQTQPAGGGPIAPPTSGGILDTLKKADEQQQQAPAAPSGPQVPRSQ; encoded by the coding sequence ATGCAGACCGTTGTCATCGTCATCCACCTCATGATCGTTGCCGTCATGATCGGTGCCGTCCTGCTCCAGAAGTCGGAGGGCGGTGGCCTCGGCATGGGCGGAGGCGCGGGCTTCATGTCGAGCCGCGGCACCGCGAATCTGTTGTCGCGCACCACGGCGATCCTCGCCGCCGGCTTCTTCCTGACCAGCCTGTTTCTGTCCTGGTACGCTGGCTACAACCGCGCGCCGTCCTCGATCATCGGCCAGCCGGCGTCGCAGACGCAGCCGGCCGGTGGTGGTCCGATCGCCCCGCCGACTTCGGGCGGTATTCTGGACACGTTGAAGAAGGCGGACGAGCAGCAGCAGCAGGCCCCGGCAGCGCCGAGCGGCCCGCAGGTGCCTCGCTCGCAATAA
- a CDS encoding CTP synthase, whose translation MARYIFITGGVVSSLGKGLASAALGALLQARGYKVRLRKLDPYLNLDPGTMSPYQHGEVFVTDDGAETDLDLGHYERFTGRPATKQDNITTGRIYQDIITKERRGDYLGATIQVVPHVTNAIKEFVLSGNDDYDFVLVEIGGTVGDIEGLPFFEAIRQLKNELPRDHAVYIHLTLLPYIPSAGELKTKPTQHSVKELRSIGIQPDILLCRTDREIPKEERRKLGLFCNVRESAVIEARDVDNIYAVPEAYHNAGLDDEVLAAFGIGSRIPPVLQSWQQINERIRNPEGNVTIAIVGKYTGMKDAYKSLIEALSHGGIANKVKVNLDWIESEIFEKEDPAPFLEHVNGILVPGGFGQRGAEGKIKAAQFARERDVPYFGICFGMQMAVIEAARNLVGIEDANSTEFGPTKEPLVGLMTEWLRGNELEKRSQAGDLGGTMRLGAYPAALNRGSRVSQVYGGATEISERHRHRYEVNTAYKDRLEQHGLKFSGLSPDGVLPEIVEYEDHPWFIGVQFHPELKSRPFEPHPLFASFIEAAAKQSRLV comes from the coding sequence ATGGCGCGGTACATATTCATCACCGGCGGCGTGGTTTCTTCGCTCGGCAAAGGTCTGGCTTCAGCGGCACTCGGTGCCCTGCTGCAGGCCCGGGGCTACAAGGTCCGCCTCCGCAAGCTCGATCCCTATCTCAACCTCGATCCCGGAACGATGTCGCCGTATCAGCACGGCGAAGTGTTCGTGACCGATGACGGCGCGGAGACCGATCTCGATCTCGGTCACTACGAGCGCTTCACCGGACGGCCTGCGACGAAGCAGGACAACATCACGACCGGGCGCATCTATCAGGACATCATCACCAAGGAACGCCGCGGCGATTATCTCGGCGCGACCATCCAGGTGGTGCCGCACGTCACGAACGCCATCAAGGAGTTCGTGCTGTCAGGCAATGACGATTACGACTTCGTGCTGGTCGAGATCGGCGGCACGGTCGGCGACATCGAGGGCCTGCCGTTCTTCGAGGCGATCCGCCAGCTCAAGAACGAGCTGCCGCGCGATCACGCCGTCTACATCCACCTGACGCTGCTGCCCTACATTCCCAGCGCCGGCGAACTCAAGACCAAGCCGACGCAGCACTCCGTGAAGGAGCTGCGCTCGATCGGCATCCAGCCCGACATCCTGCTCTGCCGTACCGATCGCGAGATCCCGAAGGAGGAGCGGCGCAAGCTCGGGCTGTTCTGCAACGTGCGCGAAAGCGCCGTGATCGAGGCGCGCGACGTCGACAACATCTATGCCGTCCCTGAGGCCTATCACAACGCCGGCCTCGACGACGAAGTGCTCGCCGCCTTCGGCATCGGCTCGCGGATCCCGCCGGTACTGCAGAGCTGGCAGCAGATCAACGAGCGCATCCGCAACCCTGAGGGCAACGTCACCATCGCCATCGTCGGCAAGTACACCGGCATGAAGGATGCGTACAAGTCGCTGATCGAGGCGCTCTCGCATGGCGGCATCGCCAACAAGGTGAAGGTCAACCTCGACTGGATCGAGAGCGAGATCTTCGAGAAGGAAGATCCGGCGCCGTTCCTCGAGCACGTCAACGGCATCCTGGTGCCCGGCGGCTTCGGCCAGCGCGGTGCGGAAGGCAAGATCAAGGCGGCGCAGTTCGCGCGCGAGCGCGACGTGCCGTATTTCGGCATTTGCTTCGGCATGCAGATGGCGGTCATCGAGGCGGCGCGAAACCTCGTCGGCATCGAGGACGCCAATTCCACCGAGTTCGGTCCGACCAAGGAGCCCCTGGTCGGCCTGATGACGGAATGGTTGCGCGGCAACGAGCTCGAGAAGCGCTCGCAGGCCGGCGATCTCGGCGGCACGATGCGGCTCGGCGCTTATCCCGCGGCGCTCAATCGCGGCAGCCGCGTCTCGCAGGTCTATGGCGGCGCGACCGAGATTTCCGAGCGCCACCGCCATCGCTACGAGGTCAACACCGCCTATAAGGACCGCCTCGAGCAGCACGGCCTGAAATTCTCCGGCCTTTCGCCCGACGGCGTGCTGCCTGAAATCGTCGAGTACGAGGATCACCCCTGGTTCATCGGCGTCCAGTTCCATCCCGAACTGAAGTCGCGGCCGTTCGAGCCGCATCCGCTGTTCGCCTCGTTCATCGAGGCGGCGGCGAAGCAGAGCCGGTTGGTATAG
- a CDS encoding NIPSNAP family protein — protein sequence MIYEMRQYRCVPGRLPALLKRFDTITLKIWEKHGIKQAGFFTTLIGESNQELTYFLAWESLAEREKKWGAFMTDPEWLEARAKTEADGQIVANIVSQILAPTAFSSVK from the coding sequence ATGATCTACGAAATGCGCCAGTATCGCTGTGTGCCCGGTCGCCTGCCGGCCCTGCTGAAGCGCTTTGACACGATCACGCTGAAGATCTGGGAGAAGCATGGCATCAAGCAGGCCGGGTTCTTCACCACGCTGATCGGGGAATCCAATCAGGAACTGACCTATTTCCTGGCCTGGGAGTCGCTGGCCGAGCGCGAGAAGAAGTGGGGCGCGTTCATGACCGATCCGGAATGGCTCGAGGCGCGCGCCAAGACAGAAGCGGACGGCCAGATCGTCGCCAACATCGTCAGCCAGATCCTGGCACCGACGGCTTTCTCGTCGGTCAAATAG
- the kdsA gene encoding 3-deoxy-8-phosphooctulonate synthase — MSTSQSAAPVVTVGSVKFGNDLPISIIAGPCQLESRQHALEVASALKEITTRLKIGLVYKTSFDKANRTSASAARGLGLAQSLPIFAEIRSSLGLPVLTDVHDAAQCAEVAQAVDVLQIPAFLCRQTDLLLAAAATGKVVNVKKGQFLAPWDMANVVAKITSAGNPNVLVTERGASFGYNTLVSDMRSLPIMARTTGAPVIFDATHSVQQPGGKGASSGGEREFVPVLARAAVAVGVAGLFIETHPDPDRAPSDGPNMVPLHQFEGLIRTLMAFDTVTKSITR; from the coding sequence GTGAGCACCAGTCAATCAGCAGCGCCGGTCGTCACCGTCGGGTCGGTTAAATTCGGCAATGATCTGCCGATCTCGATCATTGCAGGTCCCTGCCAGCTCGAAAGTCGCCAGCATGCGCTGGAGGTCGCCTCTGCGCTGAAGGAGATCACCACGCGGCTGAAGATTGGCCTCGTCTACAAGACTTCCTTCGACAAGGCCAACCGCACCAGCGCCTCGGCGGCGCGCGGCCTTGGTCTGGCGCAGTCGCTGCCGATCTTCGCCGAGATCCGTTCCTCGCTCGGCCTGCCCGTGTTGACCGACGTGCACGACGCCGCGCAATGCGCCGAGGTGGCGCAAGCCGTCGACGTCCTGCAGATCCCGGCCTTCCTGTGCCGGCAGACCGATCTGCTGCTGGCTGCAGCCGCAACCGGCAAGGTCGTCAACGTCAAGAAGGGGCAGTTCCTCGCGCCCTGGGACATGGCGAATGTCGTCGCCAAGATCACCAGCGCCGGCAATCCCAACGTGCTGGTCACCGAGCGCGGCGCCTCCTTTGGTTACAACACGCTGGTCTCGGACATGCGGTCGCTGCCGATCATGGCGCGCACCACTGGCGCGCCCGTGATCTTCGATGCGACCCATTCGGTGCAGCAACCGGGCGGGAAGGGCGCGTCGTCCGGCGGCGAGCGCGAGTTCGTGCCGGTGCTGGCGCGCGCGGCCGTGGCCGTCGGTGTCGCCGGGCTCTTCATTGAAACCCATCCTGATCCGGATCGCGCGCCGTCCGACGGACCGAACATGGTGCCGCTGCATCAGTTCGAAGGGCTGATTCGCACGTTGATGGCGTTCGATACAGTGACCAAGAGCATCACGCGCTGA
- a CDS encoding MFS transporter, with translation MHQPVTRPSSEQKFPPAINIIALAGFSAALSTRALDPVLPHVAEDFAISITTAASIAAGFALIYALVQPAIGAAADLFGKARLMTMCLALLGVACILGALTSTFSALFATRILAGIASGGVFPVALGLTADLVAPAKRQVAIGRTMAGSMTGNLLGASASGIIGDFIGWRGVLVILGALGLIAALAVAAGFRGAALTPPPKTDLKTLRQGYRTIFANPNTRYCYSAVFVEGCCVFGLFPFIAAFLFDLGEKSLSIAGIVIAGFAVGGLLYTLTVSRMLPWLGVKGMMIAGGCLVALQLGALAFGPGWKLQFASMLAMGWGFYMIHGCLQVFASELSIGARATAMSLHSFFFFMGQTVGPLAYGLGLQHGGKLPALLASAVIMVVLGLVCAQMLKPRAPSDARA, from the coding sequence ATGCACCAGCCTGTGACGAGGCCATCCTCCGAGCAGAAGTTTCCACCCGCGATCAACATCATCGCGCTTGCCGGCTTCTCGGCGGCGCTGTCGACGCGGGCGCTCGATCCCGTGCTGCCACATGTGGCGGAGGATTTTGCGATCAGCATCACCACGGCCGCGAGCATCGCGGCCGGCTTTGCCCTGATCTATGCGCTGGTGCAGCCGGCGATCGGCGCGGCCGCCGATCTGTTCGGCAAGGCGCGATTGATGACGATGTGCCTGGCGCTGCTCGGCGTCGCCTGCATTCTCGGCGCGCTGACGAGTACGTTCTCGGCCCTGTTCGCCACCCGCATCCTGGCCGGCATCGCCTCCGGCGGGGTGTTTCCCGTCGCGCTCGGCCTGACCGCCGACCTCGTTGCACCCGCCAAGCGACAGGTCGCGATCGGGCGCACGATGGCGGGATCGATGACCGGCAATCTGCTCGGCGCATCCGCCTCCGGCATCATCGGCGATTTCATCGGCTGGCGCGGCGTGCTCGTGATCCTCGGCGCGCTTGGCCTGATCGCGGCCCTGGCGGTCGCGGCGGGTTTTCGCGGCGCTGCGCTGACGCCGCCGCCGAAGACCGACCTGAAGACGCTGAGGCAGGGTTACCGCACCATCTTCGCCAATCCCAACACGCGCTACTGCTACTCGGCCGTCTTCGTCGAGGGCTGCTGCGTGTTCGGCCTGTTTCCTTTCATCGCCGCGTTCCTGTTTGATCTCGGCGAAAAATCATTGTCGATCGCGGGCATCGTGATCGCAGGATTTGCGGTCGGCGGCTTGCTCTACACCTTGACTGTATCGCGCATGCTGCCGTGGCTTGGCGTCAAGGGCATGATGATCGCCGGCGGCTGCCTTGTAGCGTTGCAGCTCGGCGCGCTCGCCTTCGGTCCCGGCTGGAAGCTGCAATTCGCCAGCATGCTGGCGATGGGCTGGGGCTTCTACATGATCCACGGCTGCCTGCAGGTGTTCGCCAGCGAATTGTCGATCGGGGCGCGGGCGACCGCGATGTCGCTGCATTCGTTCTTTTTCTTCATGGGGCAGACCGTCGGACCGCTGGCCTACGGCCTTGGCCTCCAGCACGGCGGCAAGCTACCGGCGCTGCTTGCGAGCGCGGTGATCATGGTGGTGCTGGGTCTGGTCTGCGCACAGATGCTCAAGCCGCGTGCGCCGTCTGACGCGCGGGCCTGA
- the queF gene encoding preQ(1) synthase, protein MPKKPNKSKTSSSLQLGRAVEWPDTPEKAKLDRVPNPQAGTDYLVRFTVPEFTSLCPVTGQPDFAHLMIDYAPGQWLLESKSLKLYIASFRNHGAFHEDCTVMIGKRIAAEIKPKWLRIGGYWYPRGGIPIDVFWQTGRVPKGLWVPEQGVAPYRGRG, encoded by the coding sequence ATGCCGAAAAAACCCAACAAATCGAAGACCTCGTCCAGCCTGCAACTCGGTCGCGCCGTGGAATGGCCTGATACGCCGGAGAAAGCCAAGCTCGACCGCGTGCCCAATCCGCAAGCGGGCACCGACTATCTGGTCCGTTTCACCGTGCCGGAATTCACCTCGCTCTGCCCGGTCACGGGACAACCCGATTTCGCCCATCTGATGATCGACTACGCGCCCGGCCAGTGGCTGCTGGAGTCGAAATCGCTCAAGCTCTACATCGCGAGCTTCCGCAACCACGGCGCCTTTCACGAGGACTGCACCGTGATGATCGGCAAACGCATCGCCGCCGAGATCAAGCCGAAATGGCTCCGCATCGGCGGCTACTGGTATCCGCGCGGCGGCATTCCCATCGACGTGTTCTGGCAGACCGGTCGCGTGCCGAAGGGCCTGTGGGTGCCCGAGCAGGGCGTCGCGCCCTATCGCGGGCGGGGCTAG
- the eno gene encoding phosphopyruvate hydratase codes for MTAIIDIIGREILDSRGNPTVEVDVVLEDGALGRAAVPSGASTGAHEAVELRDGDKARYLGKGVTKAVGAVNGEIFEALSGLDVEQQAQIDQIMIELDGTPNKSRLGANAILGVSLACAKAAANSLDMPLYRYVGGTSARLLPVPMMNIINGGVHADNPIDFQEFMILPVGASSFAEGLRYGAEVFHTLKSELKKAGHNTNVGDEGGFAPNLPSADAALEFVMNAIGKAGFKAGSDIVLGLDCASTEFFKDGKYVYEGEGKTRSVSEQAKYLADLVGRYPIVTIEDGMSEDDMDGWKELTDIVGKKCQLVGDDLFVTNVKRLAEGIKAGRANSILIKVNQIGTLTETLAAVEMAHKAGYTSVMSHRSGETEDSTIADLAVATNCGQIKTGSLARSDRTAKYNQLLRIEQQLGKQALYGGKAALKALA; via the coding sequence ATGACCGCCATCATCGACATCATCGGACGCGAAATCCTCGATAGCCGCGGCAATCCCACCGTCGAGGTCGACGTCGTGCTGGAAGATGGTGCGCTCGGTCGCGCCGCGGTGCCGTCAGGTGCCTCCACCGGCGCCCACGAGGCGGTCGAGCTGCGCGACGGCGACAAGGCCCGCTATCTCGGCAAGGGCGTCACCAAGGCGGTCGGCGCCGTCAACGGCGAGATCTTCGAGGCGCTGAGCGGCCTCGATGTCGAGCAGCAGGCCCAGATCGACCAGATCATGATCGAGCTCGACGGCACACCGAACAAGAGCCGGCTTGGCGCCAACGCCATCCTCGGAGTGTCGCTCGCCTGCGCCAAGGCGGCCGCGAACTCGCTCGACATGCCGCTCTATCGTTACGTCGGCGGCACCTCGGCGCGGCTGCTGCCGGTGCCGATGATGAACATCATCAATGGCGGCGTGCATGCCGACAATCCGATCGACTTCCAGGAATTTATGATCCTGCCCGTCGGTGCGTCCTCCTTCGCCGAGGGCCTGCGTTATGGCGCCGAAGTGTTCCACACGCTGAAGTCGGAGCTGAAGAAGGCCGGCCACAACACCAATGTCGGCGACGAGGGCGGCTTCGCCCCGAACCTGCCGTCGGCGGATGCCGCGCTGGAGTTCGTCATGAATGCGATCGGCAAGGCCGGCTTCAAGGCGGGCTCCGACATCGTGCTCGGCCTCGACTGCGCCTCCACCGAGTTCTTCAAGGACGGCAAGTATGTCTATGAAGGCGAGGGCAAGACCCGTTCTGTCTCCGAGCAGGCGAAATATCTCGCCGACCTCGTCGGCCGCTATCCGATTGTCACCATCGAGGACGGTATGTCGGAAGACGACATGGACGGCTGGAAGGAGCTCACCGACATCGTCGGCAAGAAGTGCCAGCTGGTCGGCGACGATCTCTTCGTCACCAACGTCAAGCGCCTCGCCGAAGGCATCAAGGCCGGTCGCGCCAACTCGATCCTGATCAAGGTCAACCAGATCGGCACGCTGACCGAGACGCTCGCCGCCGTCGAGATGGCGCACAAGGCCGGCTACACCTCTGTCATGTCGCACCGCTCCGGCGAGACCGAGGATTCCACCATCGCCGACCTCGCGGTCGCCACCAATTGCGGTCAGATCAAGACCGGCTCCCTTGCGCGTTCCGATCGCACCGCCAAATACAACCAGCTCCTGCGCATCGAGCAGCAGCTCGGCAAGCAGGCGCTGTACGGCGGCAAGGCGGCACTGAAGGCGCTGGCATAA